The following proteins are co-located in the Granulicella pectinivorans genome:
- a CDS encoding CocE/NonD family hydrolase, which translates to MMIPRFAQRWVAKVLLVLVTLFAGRAAATAQQPQPPSAHPDSDYQIWDKVLIPMRDGGVVSAVVVKKKGTAERLPAVLTVDIYTDPPAQLAKAKDAADHGYVGVIADTRGKRLSPDPIVPYEHEASDGYDVIDWIAKQPWSDGQVGMRGGSYQGYTAWAAAKKLHPALKTIAVSAAAIPGDGLPMANNIFLNANYSWAFYVTANKLLDDKANNDSARWQRMQEKWFASGEPYRKIDQIDGQPNPLLQRWLQHPAYDKFWQDMVPYKQDFAQINIPVLTITGYYDDAQQSALDFVREHAQYNARAEDYVVIGPYDHIGSHRIEKAKVLRGYTIDPAAQFSTPELEYQWMDYVMRGGPKPKLLKDKINFEVMGANEWHHASSLAQMTQQQTPFYFSSVKDEGHYSLLPQNGDKSAAVTETVDLADRSTLNGMHYYPRPIIEAKLEDDGPVTEMVYASKPFAKPQTMSGAFTGELDVTLNKKDADLVVAVFEQMADGRLFHLGYWLGRASYAGHPEKRVLLTPGKSVRIPFATNVVSRVMAPGSKLVVLLDVNKNPYAQINYGTGNDVSDESIKDAGVPLVVRWHSDSLIKMPLSVGDH; encoded by the coding sequence ATGATGATCCCCCGGTTTGCGCAGCGTTGGGTCGCAAAGGTACTTTTGGTTTTAGTAACGCTGTTCGCAGGTCGTGCTGCAGCTACGGCTCAGCAGCCCCAGCCTCCCTCAGCTCATCCTGACAGCGACTATCAGATTTGGGACAAGGTTCTGATTCCCATGCGAGACGGTGGTGTTGTCTCGGCGGTCGTGGTGAAAAAAAAGGGGACTGCCGAAAGGCTACCTGCGGTGCTGACGGTCGATATATATACGGATCCGCCTGCACAACTTGCTAAAGCGAAAGATGCAGCGGACCACGGCTACGTGGGCGTCATAGCCGATACGCGTGGCAAACGCCTCAGCCCGGACCCTATCGTGCCCTACGAGCACGAGGCCTCGGATGGGTATGACGTCATTGACTGGATTGCGAAGCAGCCCTGGAGCGACGGTCAGGTCGGGATGCGAGGAGGAAGCTACCAGGGGTACACGGCCTGGGCGGCAGCAAAGAAGCTTCACCCCGCGTTGAAAACCATTGCCGTTTCGGCGGCAGCCATTCCCGGAGATGGTCTTCCGATGGCCAACAACATCTTTCTGAATGCCAACTACAGTTGGGCGTTCTACGTTACGGCCAACAAGCTGCTGGACGATAAGGCCAACAACGACTCCGCCCGCTGGCAGCGGATGCAGGAGAAGTGGTTCGCGAGCGGCGAACCGTATCGCAAGATCGACCAGATTGACGGGCAGCCAAATCCCTTGCTGCAGCGCTGGCTTCAGCATCCTGCGTACGACAAATTCTGGCAGGACATGGTGCCCTACAAACAGGATTTCGCGCAGATCAACATTCCGGTTCTTACCATCACCGGCTATTACGACGATGCACAACAGTCGGCGCTGGACTTTGTACGAGAGCACGCTCAATACAATGCGCGGGCGGAAGATTATGTCGTCATCGGTCCCTATGACCATATCGGGAGTCACCGCATTGAAAAGGCCAAGGTTTTGCGCGGGTACACCATCGATCCCGCAGCGCAGTTCAGTACACCTGAACTTGAATATCAATGGATGGATTACGTCATGCGTGGAGGCCCAAAGCCTAAGTTGCTGAAAGACAAAATCAACTTTGAGGTCATGGGAGCGAATGAGTGGCATCACGCTTCATCGCTGGCCCAAATGACACAACAGCAAACTCCGTTCTACTTCAGCAGCGTAAAGGACGAGGGACACTACTCACTCCTTCCACAAAACGGTGATAAGAGCGCGGCAGTCACCGAGACGGTGGACCTCGCTGATCGCTCCACGTTGAATGGCATGCACTATTACCCTCGTCCCATCATCGAAGCAAAGCTTGAAGACGATGGGCCGGTCACGGAGATGGTCTACGCCAGCAAGCCGTTCGCAAAGCCTCAAACCATGAGCGGAGCCTTTACAGGAGAGCTTGATGTAACGCTCAACAAGAAAGATGCCGACCTCGTAGTGGCAGTGTTTGAACAGATGGCAGATGGACGGCTATTCCACCTTGGCTATTGGCTGGGGCGTGCAAGCTACGCTGGACACCCGGAGAAGCGCGTTCTCCTGACGCCTGGAAAATCGGTCAGGATACCGTTCGCGACGAATGTGGTGAGCCGCGTGATGGCTCCGGGCAGCAAGCTGGTAGTGCTGTTGGACGTCAATAAGAATCCCTATGCCCAGATCAACTATGGAACCGGAAACGACGTGAGCGACGAGTCCATCAAGGATGCTGGCGTTCCGCTTGTAGTTCGCTGGCATAGCGATAGCTTGATCAAGATGCCACTTTCAGTTGGCGACCACTGA
- a CDS encoding lipid-binding SYLF domain-containing protein codes for MRNLIASALVAVSILAAPAAQAQAPEKLVHRIEAAHSILHELMDTPDKGIPLDIAASAQCVIVVPAFKKGAFIFGGEYGQGVATCRTPRGWSAPVFVQMAGASFGFQIGGQSTDLVLIGRSHKAAQHLLHEKVKLGGDASVAAGPVGRSAQASTTELANAEFLTYSRNKGLFAGIDLQGDEVNQNVKDTAALYGDDVPYQKVLSGAVPTPRVAAHFIRTVNELFRKGRAQKAN; via the coding sequence ATGCGTAACCTCATTGCCTCAGCGCTCGTAGCCGTCAGCATCCTCGCCGCGCCCGCTGCTCAGGCGCAAGCCCCGGAGAAGCTCGTCCACCGCATCGAAGCGGCCCACAGCATCCTCCACGAACTCATGGACACCCCCGACAAGGGCATCCCGCTCGACATCGCTGCCTCCGCCCAGTGCGTCATCGTCGTCCCCGCCTTCAAAAAGGGAGCCTTCATCTTCGGCGGCGAGTACGGTCAGGGAGTCGCAACCTGCCGCACCCCCCGCGGCTGGAGCGCACCCGTCTTCGTCCAGATGGCGGGCGCCAGCTTCGGCTTCCAGATCGGCGGCCAGTCCACCGACCTCGTCCTCATCGGTCGCAGCCACAAGGCCGCCCAGCACCTCCTCCACGAGAAGGTCAAGCTCGGCGGAGACGCCTCCGTTGCAGCCGGTCCCGTCGGACGTAGCGCCCAGGCCTCAACGACCGAACTGGCCAACGCCGAATTCCTCACCTACTCCCGCAACAAGGGACTCTTCGCCGGCATCGATCTGCAGGGCGACGAAGTCAATCAGAACGTGAAGGACACCGCCGCACTGTATGGCGACGACGTCCCCTACCAGAAGGTCCTCAGCGGTGCCGTCCCGACCCCTCGGGTAGCAGCCCACTTCATCCGGACCGTCAACGAGCTCTTCCGCAAGGGCCGCGCACAGAAGGCCAACTAA
- a CDS encoding GNAT family N-acetyltransferase, whose translation MSNFTLRPTTAEDVPQILAFIRALADYEREPDQVVLTEAELLRDGFGEKPLYRCLFAEIDGKPVAFALFFFIYSTWRGPSIHLEDLFVYPEARGKGIGKALLTKVASIAVSEGCRRLQWDVLEWNTTAIGFYESLGAVRMMDWRVMRVLGENLPKLAAMSKL comes from the coding sequence ATGTCCAACTTCACCCTCCGGCCCACCACCGCCGAAGACGTTCCCCAGATTCTGGCCTTCATCCGCGCCCTCGCCGACTACGAACGCGAGCCCGACCAGGTCGTTCTCACCGAGGCCGAGCTCCTCCGCGACGGTTTCGGCGAAAAGCCACTCTACCGCTGCCTCTTCGCCGAGATTGACGGCAAGCCCGTAGCCTTCGCCCTCTTCTTCTTCATCTACTCCACCTGGCGAGGCCCCTCCATCCATCTCGAAGACCTCTTCGTCTACCCCGAGGCCCGCGGCAAGGGAATCGGCAAAGCCCTCCTCACGAAGGTAGCCTCCATCGCCGTCTCCGAGGGCTGCCGCCGCCTCCAGTGGGACGTCCTCGAGTGGAACACCACCGCCATCGGCTTCTACGAATCCCTCGGCGCCGTCCGCATGATGGACTGGCGCGTCATGCGCGTCCTCGGCGAAAACCTCCCCAAACTAGCCGCCATGTCCAAGCTGTAG
- the trmFO gene encoding methylenetetrahydrofolate--tRNA-(uracil(54)-C(5))-methyltransferase (FADH(2)-oxidizing) TrmFO yields MKTIKIIGGGLAGPEAALQAAHAGCKVALYEMRPHRSTEAHQTADFAELVCSNSLKSESENTAPWLLKQEMRRAGSLLLREADATAVPAGHALAVDRVEFSKRVATLLESNPNITIHREEVTNLDEHDPNTITILASGPLTSPALAAELQRLTGADHLAFYDSISPIVDASTIDMDKVYFAARYDKGSADYINCPFTKDEYETFIDALATAEAIEQKSWEKLPEDGNPVAAPEKLQYFEGCLPIEETARRGRDTLRFGPMKPVGLTDPKTGRWPYAAVQLRQENLRADSYNLVGFQNHLKFGEQKRVLSLIPGLENATFLRYGQIHRNTYIHAPSLLTETLQLKAHPSIMIAGQLSGVEGYTESIASGLLAGRYAAALAAGNEPTPAPRLSANGSLTHYITHAESKRFQPANITFDLLVPLEEELRKQIRDKKVRHAMQCERALAAWDAWLNA; encoded by the coding sequence ATGAAAACCATCAAAATCATAGGCGGCGGATTAGCCGGCCCCGAAGCCGCCCTCCAAGCCGCACATGCAGGCTGCAAAGTCGCCCTCTACGAGATGCGCCCGCACCGCTCGACAGAAGCCCACCAAACAGCCGACTTCGCCGAACTCGTCTGCTCCAACTCCCTCAAGTCCGAGTCCGAAAACACCGCCCCCTGGCTTCTCAAGCAGGAGATGCGCCGCGCTGGGTCGTTATTGCTTCGCGAAGCCGACGCCACCGCCGTTCCCGCCGGCCACGCCCTCGCCGTCGACCGCGTCGAGTTCTCCAAACGCGTCGCCACCCTCCTTGAATCCAACCCGAACATCACCATCCATCGCGAAGAGGTCACAAACCTCGACGAGCACGACCCCAACACCATCACCATCCTCGCCAGCGGCCCCCTCACCTCACCCGCCCTCGCCGCCGAGCTCCAGCGCCTCACCGGTGCTGACCACCTCGCCTTCTACGACTCCATCTCCCCCATCGTCGACGCCAGCACCATCGACATGGACAAGGTCTACTTCGCCGCCCGCTACGACAAGGGCTCCGCCGACTACATCAACTGCCCCTTCACCAAAGACGAGTACGAGACCTTCATCGACGCCCTCGCCACCGCCGAGGCCATCGAGCAAAAGTCCTGGGAGAAGCTCCCCGAAGACGGTAACCCCGTCGCCGCGCCGGAAAAGTTGCAGTACTTCGAAGGCTGCCTCCCCATCGAAGAGACCGCCCGCCGCGGCCGCGACACCCTCCGCTTCGGCCCCATGAAGCCCGTAGGCCTCACCGACCCCAAAACCGGCCGCTGGCCCTATGCCGCCGTGCAGCTCCGTCAGGAGAACCTCCGCGCCGACTCCTACAACCTCGTAGGCTTCCAGAACCACTTAAAATTCGGCGAACAAAAACGCGTCCTCTCCCTCATCCCCGGCCTCGAAAACGCGACCTTCCTCCGCTACGGCCAGATCCACCGCAACACCTACATCCATGCCCCCAGCCTGCTCACCGAAACCCTCCAGCTCAAGGCCCACCCCAGCATCATGATCGCCGGCCAGCTCTCGGGCGTCGAAGGCTACACCGAGTCCATCGCCTCGGGCCTCCTCGCCGGCCGCTACGCCGCAGCCTTGGCAGCAGGGAATGAACCTACCCCCGCCCCCCGCCTCTCCGCCAACGGCTCCCTCACCCACTACATCACCCACGCGGAATCCAAACGCTTCCAACCCGCGAACATCACCTTCGACCTGCTTGTCCCACTCGAAGAGGAGCTCCGCAAGCAGATCCGCGACAAGAAGGTCCGTCACGCCATGCAATGCGAGCGCGCCCTCGCCGCATGGGACGCCTGGCTCAACGCCTAG